The DNA window AATAAAAATGCAGCTGAACCAATACCAGCAACTTTCAGTGCATCCCTTCTTGACAATCCTTGTTTTTTCAATTCATTGTCAATAATCTCTAAAGACTCTTGAAGATCCTTCTTTAACATTTGAATTCCTTTTACATTTTTCGGTTGTTTGTAGGGTAACAAAAAAGAAATAATATGAAACTTAAAAATTACTTAATATTCTTATTTTAATTATAAGTATTACTTATATAAAGAGATTTTAAATTTACTTATTAGTCAGACTTATACGTGCCAGCGCGGCTTTGTAGTCATCGGGGGTGTTCATATTGAGAAACTCTTCTTCATTTTCGCACTTTAAGTAGTTTGTACGTGAGTGTTTCAATAAGTAACCAACTTTGTGTATATTTTTTCTAAGCATGTTTTTAATAAAAGATAAAACATTCTTAGAAAAGACACCACAAAGATTATGCTCTCTATTTGATGTTGTTGCAATCGTAATATCAGAAGCCAAAGATGCATTGATGAGTTTATTAATCGTTACTGTTGTTATCAATGGTGTATCAACCGTAATAATACAGACTTTTTCACTTTTGAGTGTTTCAAAGATAGTTTGTAAAGCAACGATAGGCGAGTACTCTTCATCTTTGTCATAAATAATATCCTCATGCTTTGAATCTAAGAAATCAAATTTATGCTTTTTAGTAGAGATATATACATCAGTAAACTCAGATTTGAGTCGTTCATATTGATATTGGATGAGCGAAGTATAGTCATTAAATGGCAGAAGAGATTTATCCCGTTGCATTCGTGAACTCTTCCCACCGCACAAAATAACGATGGGAGTGTTCTTGTTATTCGTAAGCGTTGAAGTGACGTTATTCATCGCTTACACTGCTTTTATAAGCTTCTTGGGTCAGTGATGTAACCTGAGATTGCTGAAGCAGCTGCCACAGCAGAGTTGGCTAAGTAGATTTTAGAGCTTCGTGAACCCATTCGTCCCACAAAATTTCTGTTTGTAGTAGAGATACACACTTCATCATCTCCCAAAATCCCCATGTATCCACCTAAACATGCTCCACAGGTAGGATTAGAAACCACTGCACCTGCATCTACTAATGTATCAATGTATCCCAGTTTTGTCGCATCTCTTAAGATTTTTTGAGTCCCTGGTGTTAAAATCAATCGTACATGTCGAGCCACTTTTTTATCTTTTAGAATCTCTGCAGCGATTTTAAAGTCACTCAATCGTCCGTTGGTACAGCTTCCAATAAATACTTGGTCTACTCTGATTTCATCCGCAACTGCTTGAGAAACAGAGTGGCCATTAGATGGTAAAAATGGGTATGCAATCACTGGCTCTAATTTTTCTACATCAATTTCAATGACTTGACAGTAGTTTGCATCGTCATCAGAGTAATGAATTTTTGGTTCAGCTCGTAAAGAGTCTCTTGAATCTAAAAACTCTTTTGTGATTTCATCGTATGCCACAATACCGTTTTTAGCTCCTGCTTCAATGGCCATATTACATAAACTGAATCGGTCATCCATGCTTAAGTATTGGATGGCATCTCCTGTAAACTCCAATGCTTTATACAAGGCACCATCTACACCTAAAATTCGTATAATCTCTAAGATCAAATCTTTCCCTGTAACAAACTCAGATGGTTTTCCTTTAAAGATTACTTTAATTGACTCAGGTACTTTAAACCAGTTTCCACCTGTGATCATTCCAAATGAGATATCGGTACTTCCCATTCCTGTAGAAAATGCTCCTAGCGCACCATGTGTACAGGTGTGTGAATCTGCACCAATGATGACATCTCCTGGTAATACCAACCCTTTCTCTGGTAAAAGTGCATGTTCAATACCCATATCTTTTTCATCAAAAAAGTATTTTAAGTCGTGCTTCATTGCAAAATCTCTCGAGATTTTTGCTTGGTTTGCAGATGCAATATCTTTTGCAGGAATAAAGTGATCCAGTACAATAGCAAATCCTTCAGGGTTGGCCAGTTTTTCAAAACCACCCTCTTCGAAGGCTTTAATAGAGATTGGCGTTGTAATGTCATTTCCAATAACCATATCAATTGGACTTCGAACAATCTCA is part of the Candidatus Marinarcus aquaticus genome and encodes:
- the mobA gene encoding molybdenum cofactor guanylyltransferase MobA; the encoded protein is MNNVTSTLTNNKNTPIVILCGGKSSRMQRDKSLLPFNDYTSLIQYQYERLKSEFTDVYISTKKHKFDFLDSKHEDIIYDKDEEYSPIVALQTIFETLKSEKVCIITVDTPLITTVTINKLINASLASDITIATTSNREHNLCGVFSKNVLSFIKNMLRKNIHKVGYLLKHSRTNYLKCENEEEFLNMNTPDDYKAALARISLTNK
- the leuC gene encoding 3-isopropylmalate dehydratase large subunit; its protein translation is MGQTITEKIFSEHVGREVYAGEIVRSPIDMVIGNDITTPISIKAFEEGGFEKLANPEGFAIVLDHFIPAKDIASANQAKISRDFAMKHDLKYFFDEKDMGIEHALLPEKGLVLPGDVIIGADSHTCTHGALGAFSTGMGSTDISFGMITGGNWFKVPESIKVIFKGKPSEFVTGKDLILEIIRILGVDGALYKALEFTGDAIQYLSMDDRFSLCNMAIEAGAKNGIVAYDEITKEFLDSRDSLRAEPKIHYSDDDANYCQVIEIDVEKLEPVIAYPFLPSNGHSVSQAVADEIRVDQVFIGSCTNGRLSDFKIAAEILKDKKVARHVRLILTPGTQKILRDATKLGYIDTLVDAGAVVSNPTCGACLGGYMGILGDDEVCISTTNRNFVGRMGSRSSKIYLANSAVAAASAISGYITDPRSL